From a single Zygotorulaspora mrakii chromosome 2, complete sequence genomic region:
- the PIN4 gene encoding Pin4p (similar to Saccharomyces cerevisiae PIN4 (YBL051C); ancestral locus Anc_7.370) — protein MSEVDATPAPTGVGTTFPAALDEGSLYKNETEDAFADDEARQHEDQQQQSADDGENGSGNDDDVIPTAIVIKNIPFAIKKEQLLDVIAKMSLPLPYAFNYHFDNGVFRGLAFANFTNTNETTQVLNSLNGKEIGGRRLRVEYKKMLPQAERERIEREKREKRGQLEEQHKSLSNLSLHSLNKSSTNANPSNTQLFSTFFGDAAGSSNQTNNKNTGGLLSAQNTASSFFQTQLSQSHQQLQLSSQQIQPSNSQQSQQIQQQQSAMPAGVLSNERYYAPLPSSSTLPLPPQQLDFNDPDTLEIYSQLLLFKDRERFYYELAYPLGLSAGHKRIINVLCSFLGLVEVYDPTFIVIRRKLLDHATLQSHLQQQDQNSMMNPLQPSSTGGSMNRSHSYTSLLQAHAAASVAAASGNPVNNAISHPNLGASGSASTTPKLSSQAKMVPQTSSQNGATPLVQSSSNSPSQLMQPIALHNTEIQSNQQQQQSFLRQQAALTPSSRIPSGYTTNHSQINTVNPLLRNNGISPPTTNVQPNTPQHRVPTSFFASSSTNLQMTEVQQQQQQQQQQQPKGQLLPQHTNGSMHSNFSIQSIHDDSLSGVNNNDMMYTSLGHTGFGNGLEEGLSRSLSGLDLQGNAAGSNTLSNGNANARKTLW, from the coding sequence ATGAGCGAAGTCGACGCAACCCCAGCCCCAACTGGGGTTGGTACTACCTTCCCTGCAGCTTTAGACGAAGGATCTCTTTATAAGAATGAGACAGAGGATGCATTTGCAGATGATGAGGCGAGACAGCACGAGgatcaacaacagcaaaGTGCAGATGATGGCGAGAATGGAAGTGggaatgatgatgacgtTATACCAACGGCAATAGTCATCAAAAACATCCCATTTGCcataaaaaaagagcaacTTTTGGATGTCATTGCAAAAATGAGCTTGCCTTTACCATATGCCTTTAATTACCATTTTGACAATGGTGTATTCAGAGGGTTGGCATTTGCGAATTTCACCAATACAAATGAAACTACGCAGGTCTTGAATTCGTTAAATGGAAAGGAAATTGGCGGTCGCAGGCTGAGAGTGGAATATAAAAAGATGCTGCCGCAAGCAGAGAGGGAAAGAATTGAGCgtgaaaagagagaaaaacGGGGTCAACTTGAAGAACAGCATAAATCTCTTTCTAATCTTTCATTGCATTCTCTGAATAAAAGTTCTACGAACGCAAATCCTTCTAACACACAGTTATTCTCGACTTTTTTTGGTGATGCTGCAGGCTCTTCCAATCAAACGAATAATAAGAACACAGGTGGTCTTTTATCAGCTCAAAATACAGCAAGTTCATTCTTCCAGACGCAATTATCTCAATCGCATCAACAGCTTCAGCTGTCGTCTCAGCAGATCCAGCCTTCTAATTCACAGCAGTCTCAGCAgattcaacaacaacagtCTGCAATGCCTGCTGGGGTGTTGAGCAATGAAAGATATTATGCACCGCTACCTTCTTCAAGTACGTTACCATTGCCGCCTCAGCAGCTAGATTTCAATGATCCTGACACGTTGGAAATTTATTCTCAGCTTTTACTTTTCAAGGATAGAGAAAGATTTTATTATGAACTAGCATATCCTCTTGGCCTATCAGCTGGTCATAAGAGGATTATCAATGTATTATGTTCATTTTTGGGTCTTGTGGAAGTGTATGACCCAACTTTTATTGTAATTAGAAGAAAATTATTGGATCACGCCACTTTACAATCACATTTACAAcaacaagatcaaaattcaatgatGAATCCTTTGCAACCTAGCTCTACCGGCGGTTCTATGAACAGATCTCATTCCTATACAAGTTTATTGCAAGCGCATGCGGCTGCATCAGTTGCAGCTGCATCAGGTAATCCAGTGAACAATGCAATTAGTCATCCAAATCTTGGAGCTAGCGGAAGTGCTTCTACCACACCAAAGTTATCTAGCCAGGCCAAAATGGTACCACAAACAAGCTCGCAGAATGGTGCTACTCCATTGGTTCAATCGAGTTCCAACTCTCCATCACAGTTGATGCAACCAATTGCACTACATAATACGGAAATTCAATCAAatcagcaacaacaacaatcTTTCTTAAGACAGCAGGCTGCTTTAACTCCTTCTTCCAGAATTCCTTCGGGCTATACGACAAACCATTCACAAATAAACACTGTAAACCctcttttgagaaacaacGGTATATCCCCTCCTACAACTAATGTTCAACCCAATACTCCTCAGCATCGTGTGcctacatcttttttcgcGAGTTCATCTACCAATCTGCAAATGACAGAAGttcagcaacagcaacagcaacaacaacaacaacaacctAAAGGCCAATTGCTACCGCAGCATACCAATGGATCTatgcattcaaatttttcgattCAATCTATACATGATGATTCTTTATCAGGAGtcaataataatgatatgaTGTATACTTCTCTGGGTCATACAGGATTTGGTAATGGACTCGAAGAAGGTTTAAGTCGGTCTCTTAGCGGCCTGGATCTACAGGGCAATGCAGCAGGCTCTAACACTTTGAGCAACGGTAATGCGAACGCTAGAAAAACTTTATGGTAA
- a CDS encoding SEC61-beta family protein (similar to Saccharomyces cerevisiae SBH2 (YER019C- A) and SBH1 (YER087C-B); ancestral locus Anc_7.369) has product MSTTATPPGGQRTLQKRRQAQNAKDKQLKQTPASSRQAGHGGSSSSILKIYTDEANGLRVDPLVVLFLAVGFIFSVVALHVIAKVTGKIF; this is encoded by the coding sequence ATGTCTACTACAGCTACGCCTCCAGGTGGTCAACGTACTTTACAGAAGAGAAGACAGGCACAAAATGCAAAGGACAAACAGTTGAAGCAAACACCAGCTTCCAGTAGACAGGCAGGGCATGGTGGTTCCTCTAGCTCTATATTGAAGATCTACACGGACGAAGCCAATGGATTGAGGGTGGACCCCTTGGTGGTCTTATTCCTTGCTGTTGGATTTATCTTTTCTGTTGTCGCTCTACATGTGATTGCCAAGGTTACTGGTAAGATCTTTTAG
- the AIM10 gene encoding putative proline--tRNA ligase AIM10 (similar to Saccharomyces cerevisiae YER087W; ancestral locus Anc_7.368): MFKISIIRRSYHLFQPNALTKETLKSHPTHDLLQTLGFVRQSQSGLVQWLPLGLRSLRKVEDIIRYRMNTDGDALEVSLSSLSPKLLWEQTGRWSNKELFKLKDAKKAEHCLTATCEEDITSLMGNFITSHKDMPVLVYQISRKYRDELRPRGGLLRGREFLMKDAYSFVSSKEEAIKMFERVNDVYDKIFGDLRIPFVSAWADSGSIGGDLSKEYHYMHESGEDTLLKCSNCGAISNVEKAESYPIKEGEYFGDVSVKYSLSADRKTLLCFYYPRNRELNWNLALEAVDHDMDSVFNMKRNEEILQIFKQENEDIMLTRVLRIMDCRLNSRSNFPDFPLNQYLKNNFGQIDDVSIVQAQENEICGSCHEGHLSGMKTIEVGHTFYLGTKYSEPLHATFVGKDNQRGIPIEMGCYGIGVSRLIGAIGELTRDDNGFKWPTSVAPYLLSLCISPHMKNEQEIISLLQCQFKGTNLSGEIMHSFSKKLGLGARIRLSHAIGIPLCLIVGPKNWPLVEIELRGALIGTDWEKEFLDLKEKYRWEIVKSTSGYVEKHIVPVEYAKDVVKILLKYLS; encoded by the coding sequence atgttcaaaatttccatAATACGCAGATCTTACCATTTATTTCAACCAAATGCTCTAACCAAGGAAACTCTAAAATCGCATCCAACGCATGATTTGTTACAGACTTTAGGATTTGTCAGGCAGTCTCAAAGTGGATTGGTGCAATGGCTTCCTCTGGGACTCCGTTCTCTGCGTAAGGTAGAAGATATTATTCGTTATCGCATGAATACTGATGGAGACGCTCTTGAAGTATCGTTGAGCTCTTTATCACCAAAGTTACTTTGGGAACAGACAGGCCGATGGTCAAACAAAGAGCTATTCAAGTTGAAGGATGCCAAGAAGGCAGAGCATTGTCTGACGGCAACCTGTGAAGAAGATATAACTAGCTTAATGGGTAATTTCATTACAAGTCACAAAGACATGCCTGTTTTAGTTTATCAGATCTCAAGAAAATATAGAGATGAATTAAGGCCTCGAGGAGGTCTATTAAGAGGACGTGAGTTTCTTATGAAGGACGCTTATTCATTTGTATCTagcaaagaagaagcaaTCAAAATGTTCGAGAGAGTTAATGACGTTTACGATAAAATTTTCGGAGATCTTAGAATTCCGTTCGTAAGTGCGTGGGCCGATAGCGGTAGTATTGGTGGTGATCTTAGTAAAGAATACCATTATATGCATGAATCCGGTGAAGATACACTGCTGAAATGTTCAAATTGTGGGGCGATTTCGAACGTCGAAAAGGCGGAATCGTATCCCATCAAAGAGGGGGAGTATTTTGGCGATGTCTCAGTTAAATATTCACTTTCAGCTGATCGAAAAACACTACTCTGCTTTTACTATCCACGAAATCGGGAATTGAATTGGAACTTGGCTTTAGAAGCGGTAGATCATGATATGGACTCAGTTTTTAATATGAAACGCAACgaagaaattttgcaaattttcaagCAGGAGAATGAAGACATTATGCTGACACGAGTGCTTCGAATAATGGATTGCAGGCTTAATTCCAGATCCAATTTTCCTGATTTTCCTCTCAATCAATATttaaaaaacaattttggACAAATTGATGACGTTTCAATAGTCCAGGCCCAGGAGAATGAGATTTGCGGTTCCTGCCACGAGGGTCATCTGTCGGGTATGAAAACTATTGAAGTGGGCCATACTTTCTATTTGGGAACGAAGTACAGTGAACCATTGCATGCGACATTTGTAGGAAAAGATAACCAACGTGGAATACCTATTGAGATGGGATGCTATGGTATAGGCGTGAGTAGATTGATCGGTGCGATTGGTGAACTGACTAGAGACGACAATGGTTTCAAATGGCCAACTAGCGTGGCACCATACCTCCTATCCCTTTGTATCTCGCCGcatatgaaaaatgaacAAGAGATTATATCGTTACTCCAGTGCCAATTCAAGGGCACCAATCTTTCAGGAGAAATCATGCATTCATTTAGCAAAAAATTAGGATTGGGTGCTAGAATTCGGCTGTCACACGCAATAGGAATTCCATTATGTCTCATAGTAGGTCCCAAAAATTGGCCGCTAGTTGAAATTGAGCTTAGAGGTGCGCTAATTGGTACTGATTGGGAAAAAGAGTTTCTCGACCTCAAAGAAAAGTACAGATGGGAAATTGTCAAGAGCACTTCGGGCTATGTGGAAAAACATATTGTCCCAGTTGAATATGCGAAGGACGTTGTCAAGATACTTTTAAAATACTTATCATGA